The DNA sequence TTTATTGAAATTTTTAATTCAATTTATTTTATTTCTGATATTTTTGTTTTATTATATATTTAAAGGAGTTCATCTTCAAACAAATATATATGCTATTTTACTTCCTATTTTACTTGTTCTTATGGCAGGTATAGGACTAGGTTTAGGTATGATTATTAGTTCCATGACAACTAAATACAGAGATTTATCCTATTTATTGTCATTTGGAGTGTCATTACTTATGTATGCTACTCCAATCATTTATCCTATATCCATGATTTATAACAAACTTCCCGAAAATTTTCATTGGTTAGCTATGATTAATCCTATTTCACCGATTATAGAAGCCTTTAAATACGGCTTTCTAGGAGAAGGAGTTTTGAGTTGGGGAGGCTTATTATATAGTACTCTATTTGCTTTTTTTAGCATATTTTTTGGTATTATAATTTTTAACAAAGTGGAAAGAAGCTTTATGGATACTGTTTAATTGATGCATAAATTATTATATTTATCCAAAAATTTATAAAAAGTATATTCATTATTTTCCAATATGAATCTAGCAATAAAAATAGAAAATATTTCAAAACTATATAGATTAGGTCAGGTAGGTACCGGAACTTTGCAGCAGGATTTTAAACGATGGTGGTGGAAAACAATAGGCAAGGGTGATCCTTTCGCTAAAATAGGAGAAACGAATGATAGAACGACAAAAGGTTCTTCAGATTTTGTGTGGGCATTGAAAGAAGTTAGTTTCGACGTTAAGCAGGGTGAAGTCTTAGGCATTATAGGAAGAAACGGAGCAGGAAAATCAACCTTATTAAAAATACTATCTAAAACTACATCTCCTACATCAGGATGTATTAAAATTAATGGTAGAATAGCCTCTTTATTGGAAGTGGGAACCGGGTTCCATCCGGAATTAACAGGCAGAGAAAATATTTTTTTAAACGGGGCTATTTTAGGAATGACTAAAAGAGAAATTCGATCCAAATTTGATGAAATCGTAAATTTTTCAGGTGTTGAAAGATATATAGATACTCCGGTAAAAAGGTATTCCTCCGGCATGTATGTACGATTGGCATTTGCTGTTGCAGCCCATCTAGAGCCGGAAATATTAGTTGTAGATGAAGTATTAGCTGTAGGTGATGCGGAGTTTCAAAAAAAATGCCTAGGAAAAATGAAAGATGTAAGTGTTAATGATGGAAGGACCGTACTATTTGTAAGCCATAATATGGCAGCAATAAAAACACTATGCAACCAGGGGGTGGTTATGCAACATGGTGGCGTATCTTATATGGGAGGGGCTTTGGAATCCGTTGAATATTATCAAAAATTAAATAATGTTCCATCATCTCTTGAACATAATGGAGATATTGATTCCGCACCGGGAAATGAAAATATAAAGATATTAAAGTTTACTACTCAACCTGTGAAAGGTAATTATTTAACAATTTCTTCAGGATTAGAATTTGAATTAGTATTTTTTAATTATAAACAAGGCATAAATTTAGATGTTACTTTTGAATTAAGAAATTCTGATGAGATCGTTATTTTTCATACAGGAGAGTTAGTGACAGTGAATAAAGATTCCAAAAAAGGAATTTATATAGTTAAAGGCCATATAGAACCCAATTTATTAAATGCCGGAGTTTATAAATTTAACTTAATATTTGGGGAAGATCAGAAATACCCATTATATATTCAAAACGAGGTAATTCAATTTGAAATATTAAATGAATCATTGGGCTCAAATAACAATTTACTACCGGGAGTAATTCGTCCGGACCTTAACTTTTCGAATAAGTTTTATGGATAAAAATG is a window from the Apibacter sp. B3706 genome containing:
- a CDS encoding ABC transporter permease; translated protein: MEETQKWTENISAKHSLLDFKLKEIWDYRDLLVLMVRRNFVANYKQTILGPLWFFINPIITSLMFTVVFGGIAGIKTDGIPGILFYLSGLTLWNYFQDCLTGTSSVFRDNASIFGKVYFPRLIMPLSIVIGNLLKFLIQFILFLIFLFYYIFKGVHLQTNIYAILLPILLVLMAGIGLGLGMIISSMTTKYRDLSYLLSFGVSLLMYATPIIYPISMIYNKLPENFHWLAMINPISPIIEAFKYGFLGEGVLSWGGLLYSTLFAFFSIFFGIIIFNKVERSFMDTV
- a CDS encoding polysaccharide ABC transporter ATP-binding protein; this translates as MNLAIKIENISKLYRLGQVGTGTLQQDFKRWWWKTIGKGDPFAKIGETNDRTTKGSSDFVWALKEVSFDVKQGEVLGIIGRNGAGKSTLLKILSKTTSPTSGCIKINGRIASLLEVGTGFHPELTGRENIFLNGAILGMTKREIRSKFDEIVNFSGVERYIDTPVKRYSSGMYVRLAFAVAAHLEPEILVVDEVLAVGDAEFQKKCLGKMKDVSVNDGRTVLFVSHNMAAIKTLCNQGVVMQHGGVSYMGGALESVEYYQKLNNVPSSLEHNGDIDSAPGNENIKILKFTTQPVKGNYLTISSGLEFELVFFNYKQGINLDVTFELRNSDEIVIFHTGELVTVNKDSKKGIYIVKGHIEPNLLNAGVYKFNLIFGEDQKYPLYIQNEVIQFEILNESLGSNNNLLPGVIRPDLNFSNKFYG